One Bacillus sp. (in: firmicutes) DNA window includes the following coding sequences:
- a CDS encoding cell division protein DivIC, giving the protein MEPLRSRKITTLHSNYIDEQKEQQQELKRKRRGLYRRLTVMGVIAVAACYIISSILLSQTDVLQKKVEEKIEFEKKYANLKKQEKNLRAEKVKLNDNEYVAKLARSEYFLSEEGEIIFKLPNDKESSY; this is encoded by the coding sequence ATGGAACCACTGCGAAGTCGTAAAATAACTACACTTCATTCCAATTACATAGATGAGCAAAAAGAACAGCAGCAAGAACTTAAGAGAAAGCGACGTGGTCTTTATCGCAGGTTAACAGTAATGGGGGTCATTGCTGTTGCTGCTTGTTATATCATCAGTTCCATTCTGCTTTCACAAACAGATGTTTTACAGAAAAAGGTTGAGGAAAAAATAGAGTTTGAAAAAAAATATGCTAATTTAAAGAAACAAGAGAAAAATCTCCGCGCGGAAAAGGTGAAGCTAAATGATAATGAATATGTTGCAAAGCTAGCGCGAAGTGAATATTTTCTATCAGAAGAAGGAGAAATCATTTTCAAGCTACCAAATGATAAAGAGTCATCATATTGA
- a CDS encoding RNA-binding protein S1, translated as MSIEVGSKLQGKVTGITNFGAFVELPEGSTGLVHISEVADNYVKDINEFLKVGDEVMVKVLNVEKDGKIGLSIKKAKEQEETVASERPQRQQRPQRSRNSKPDKRSGGTVENFESKMSRFLKDSEDRLASLKRHTESKRGGRGARRG; from the coding sequence ATGTCAATTGAAGTGGGCAGCAAGTTACAAGGAAAGGTAACAGGAATCACCAATTTTGGCGCGTTTGTAGAGCTGCCAGAGGGTTCAACAGGTCTTGTTCATATTAGTGAAGTTGCTGATAATTATGTGAAAGATATAAATGAGTTCTTAAAAGTTGGCGACGAGGTAATGGTCAAAGTTTTAAATGTTGAGAAGGACGGTAAAATTGGATTATCAATCAAAAAGGCAAAAGAACAAGAGGAAACAGTTGCTTCTGAACGGCCACAACGTCAGCAACGCCCGCAGCGTTCACGAAATTCAAAGCCTGATAAGCGCAGTGGTGGAACTGTCGAGAATTTTGAATCAAAAATGTCTCGCTTCTTAAAGGATAGTGAAGATCGCTTAGCATCATTGAAGCGCCACACAGAATCAAAACGCGGCGGCCGTGGCGCGAGAAGAGGATAG